From Selenomonas sp. AB3002, one genomic window encodes:
- a CDS encoding FAD-dependent oxidoreductase — protein sequence MSTTISRRTFIKGAAAAGVALAAGSYFTWNGQNIPKSVQKGEVTYDVLIIGSGGAGMRAALAAAENKDLKVAVMTKLVPTRSASTMAQGGMNGVTGVTDPEDSVDSHMFDTIKGGDYLCDQDAVEYFAQRAGENIYEMDFMGYPYNRQKDGAFHQRKMGGSSHPRAAYFEDRAGHAMVHALFEQCLKNNIDFISECQMLEISMDGDKLNGVIAMDMRSGNLLGVAAKTVIIATGGYGRVYWIRTSNPYSSTGDGIVAGMNIGIPFKDPEMVQFHPTGLSANGVLLSESSRAEGALLINKDGERFMGKYAPEKKELATRDIVARAIATEMLEGRGIGEGIHAGVYMDFRHIPPERIDERLGQVWDLSKRFAGVDIKKEMVPIAPTCHYSMGGLEMADFHTGASRVPGVFVAGECSCVSIHGANRLGANSLSEVLVFGHTAGDGAAAYAKEHKYEGNQEKMAQDCAKWQDKFTEVTTRDRSAGKTVPEIRDAMVNTMWYKVGVFREENQLLEAAQELTALEKEYEHCYVGDTSHVYNTAFEQYIELGNLLQVSHSIVQGAIARKESRGGHSRRDYPKRDDVNFLKHTLIFKKDGGYHTEYKDVVITKYQPKERKY from the coding sequence ATGTCAACTACCATCTCACGCCGCACATTCATAAAAGGTGCGGCAGCTGCAGGCGTAGCTTTGGCTGCAGGGTCATACTTCACCTGGAATGGGCAGAACATTCCCAAATCTGTGCAAAAAGGTGAAGTCACCTACGATGTGCTGATTATCGGCAGCGGCGGCGCTGGCATGCGCGCAGCCCTGGCAGCAGCCGAGAACAAGGACCTGAAAGTGGCCGTCATGACCAAGCTGGTGCCCACCCGCTCCGCTTCCACCATGGCCCAGGGCGGCATGAACGGCGTCACCGGCGTCACTGACCCGGAGGACAGCGTGGACTCCCACATGTTCGACACCATCAAGGGCGGCGACTACCTCTGCGACCAGGATGCAGTGGAATACTTCGCCCAGCGGGCCGGCGAGAACATCTATGAGATGGATTTCATGGGTTATCCCTACAACCGTCAGAAGGACGGCGCTTTCCATCAGCGCAAGATGGGCGGTTCCTCCCACCCCAGGGCTGCTTACTTCGAGGACCGCGCAGGCCACGCCATGGTACACGCCCTCTTCGAGCAGTGCCTGAAGAACAACATCGACTTCATCTCCGAGTGCCAGATGCTGGAAATCAGCATGGACGGCGACAAACTCAACGGCGTCATCGCCATGGATATGCGCAGCGGCAACCTCCTGGGCGTGGCTGCCAAGACCGTCATCATAGCTACCGGCGGCTATGGGCGGGTCTACTGGATCCGCACCTCCAATCCCTACAGCTCCACCGGCGACGGCATCGTGGCCGGCATGAACATCGGCATCCCCTTCAAGGATCCCGAAATGGTGCAGTTCCACCCCACTGGCCTTTCCGCCAACGGCGTGCTGCTCTCCGAGTCCAGCCGCGCTGAGGGTGCTCTCCTCATCAACAAGGACGGCGAGCGCTTCATGGGCAAGTATGCTCCTGAGAAGAAAGAGCTGGCCACCCGCGATATCGTGGCCCGTGCCATTGCCACGGAAATGCTGGAAGGCCGCGGCATCGGCGAAGGCATCCATGCAGGCGTCTACATGGACTTCCGCCACATTCCTCCCGAGCGCATCGACGAGCGCCTGGGCCAGGTCTGGGATCTCTCCAAGCGCTTTGCCGGCGTGGACATCAAGAAGGAAATGGTGCCCATCGCTCCCACCTGCCACTACTCCATGGGCGGCCTGGAAATGGCCGACTTCCACACCGGCGCCTCCCGTGTGCCCGGCGTCTTCGTAGCAGGTGAGTGCAGCTGCGTTTCCATCCATGGCGCCAACCGCCTGGGTGCCAACTCCCTCTCCGAGGTGCTGGTCTTCGGCCACACCGCAGGCGACGGTGCCGCAGCCTATGCCAAGGAGCACAAATACGAGGGCAATCAGGAGAAGATGGCCCAGGACTGCGCCAAGTGGCAGGACAAGTTCACGGAAGTCACCACCCGTGACCGCTCCGCAGGCAAGACTGTGCCCGAGATCCGTGATGCCATGGTCAACACCATGTGGTACAAGGTGGGCGTCTTCCGTGAGGAGAACCAGCTGCTGGAAGCAGCCCAGGAACTCACTGCCCTAGAGAAAGAATACGAGCACTGCTACGTGGGAGATACCTCCCATGTGTACAATACCGCCTTCGAGCAGTACATCGAGCTGGGGAACCTCCTGCAGGTGTCCCACAGCATCGTGCAGGGAGCCATTGCCCGCAAGGAGAGCCGTGGCGGCCATTCCCGCCGGGATTATCCGAAGCGCGATGATGTGAATTTCCTCAAGCACACACTGATTTTCAAGAAGGATGGCGGCTACCACACCGAGTACAAGGACGTTGTCATCACGAAGTATCAGCCGAAGGAAAGGAAGTACTAA
- a CDS encoding LysR family transcriptional regulator, with protein sequence MIDEHEWRSVLQVAKDGTFSLAAKHLFISQPSLSQCIKKIEGELGMQIFDRSKSPLQLTEAGRIYIEAAHQMKDLRKNLLSRVDDLSELRSGQVRIGSSRTRSVCVLADAMVAFHQRYPNIQLSVVEGSTSRLQEHILQGHVDFSLLYTPLPDTFRTIPLMEERVFVAVPQHHPMVSQYNGVQPLPYPVISFKAFQDEPFIILKPSRCMRTIYDNLCKTTGVKPREVFEGDSVLSAAELCSRGMGATLITDMLIRLGARKEPPFFFALKENIEARQLVAAYGANQQLSKAAQVFLQFIR encoded by the coding sequence ATGATAGATGAACACGAATGGCGCAGCGTATTGCAAGTGGCCAAGGACGGGACTTTCTCCCTGGCCGCCAAACACCTCTTCATCTCCCAGCCCTCCCTTTCCCAATGCATCAAGAAAATCGAGGGAGAGCTGGGCATGCAGATCTTTGACCGCAGCAAGAGCCCTTTGCAGCTGACAGAGGCGGGACGCATCTATATAGAAGCCGCCCACCAAATGAAAGACCTGCGCAAGAATCTCCTGAGCCGGGTGGACGACCTCTCGGAGCTCCGCTCCGGGCAGGTGCGCATAGGCAGTTCCCGCACCCGCTCTGTATGTGTTCTGGCAGATGCCATGGTAGCCTTCCACCAGCGCTATCCCAATATCCAACTATCCGTAGTCGAAGGCTCAACTTCCAGGCTCCAGGAGCATATCCTCCAGGGGCACGTGGACTTTTCCCTGCTCTACACTCCTCTGCCGGATACTTTCCGCACCATTCCCCTCATGGAGGAGCGCGTGTTCGTAGCAGTGCCGCAGCACCACCCCATGGTAAGCCAGTACAACGGGGTACAGCCCCTGCCCTATCCGGTCATTTCCTTCAAGGCTTTCCAGGACGAGCCTTTCATCATCCTGAAACCCAGCCGGTGCATGAGGACCATTTATGACAATCTCTGCAAGACCACCGGCGTGAAGCCCCGTGAGGTCTTCGAGGGAGACAGCGTCCTGAGCGCCGCAGAGCTTTGCTCCCGTGGCATGGGAGCCACCCTCATCACGGATATGCTCATCAGGCTTGGTGCCCGCAAGGAGCCTCCTTTCTTCTTCGCACTGAAGGAAAATATAGAGGCCAGGCAACTGGTAGCAGCCTACGGAGCAAACCAGCAGCTGTCCAAAGCTGCCCAGGTATTCCTGCAGTTCATACGGTAA
- a CDS encoding methyl-accepting chemotaxis protein, with translation MFNFKSVRDRLTVLFVLLSAASTLTVGAFFIVSQIRSNNEQVETYRVELAQQYDRELKMQTEGIISAIEGIYKEQQAGRIQEAEAKKLAMEAIRNTRFDEGKGYFSVDERRTGICVVHPIQGAKVEGKDRSQNKDSQGVMYMQDMFKAADAGGGFVNYSFPKPGESTDSPKRTYVGYFKPYDWVIDTGSYIDYIDARANEYADEMQSKLNSQIIISIILLAVIEVLVVIISMRLAQAFADPIVFVTRRLGQFAEGDYRKEPIREDWVSRNDEIGGMMHSIGNLAGSMRGLLNTITSSAEQVASDAADLTERTEQSSQASHSVAVSITDVAGAANNQLNAVNDATQSIDRLAETMNRVSSSAEDTAANTRRAAQAAQNGQQVVSRTVSDMEHLSQAVESSAARIRELGARSDTIGQITDTISSIAEQTNLLALNAAIEAARAGEQGRGFAVVAEEIRKLAAQSEEAASQIAQLIGQIQEDTKHAVSSMNDGTQQLVTTKESVSQTGSEFQDIAQLIESISKQSDRIAQASRSATEDATGCQQSIQEIDNMSKNVVAESENVSAATEEQSASMQDMAHSCRELANMSEKLRQAVTKFKV, from the coding sequence ATGTTTAACTTCAAATCCGTCCGGGACAGGCTGACTGTGCTGTTCGTGCTGCTGAGTGCAGCATCGACCCTGACCGTCGGCGCCTTCTTCATTGTGTCCCAGATACGCAGCAACAATGAGCAGGTGGAAACCTACAGGGTCGAGCTTGCCCAGCAGTATGACCGGGAACTGAAGATGCAGACTGAAGGCATCATCTCCGCCATCGAAGGCATCTACAAGGAACAGCAGGCCGGCCGCATACAGGAGGCCGAGGCCAAGAAGCTGGCCATGGAAGCTATCCGCAACACCCGCTTCGATGAGGGCAAGGGCTACTTCTCAGTAGATGAGCGCCGCACAGGCATCTGCGTGGTGCACCCCATCCAGGGAGCCAAGGTAGAGGGCAAGGACCGCTCCCAGAACAAGGACAGCCAGGGCGTCATGTACATGCAGGACATGTTCAAGGCAGCTGACGCAGGCGGCGGCTTCGTAAACTACTCCTTCCCCAAGCCCGGCGAGAGCACTGACTCTCCCAAGCGCACCTATGTAGGCTATTTCAAACCCTATGACTGGGTCATCGATACCGGCTCCTACATCGACTACATCGATGCCAGAGCCAATGAATACGCTGACGAGATGCAGAGCAAGCTGAACAGCCAGATCATCATTTCCATCATCCTGCTGGCTGTCATCGAAGTGCTGGTAGTCATCATCAGCATGCGCCTGGCCCAGGCCTTTGCTGACCCCATTGTCTTCGTCACCCGCCGTCTGGGGCAGTTTGCCGAAGGCGACTACCGCAAGGAACCCATCCGTGAAGACTGGGTGAGCCGCAATGACGAAATCGGCGGCATGATGCATTCCATAGGCAATCTTGCTGGCAGCATGCGCGGTCTTCTCAACACCATCACCAGTTCTGCCGAGCAGGTAGCCTCCGATGCTGCTGACCTGACAGAGCGCACCGAGCAGTCCTCCCAGGCCAGCCACAGCGTAGCCGTGTCCATCACCGATGTGGCCGGAGCCGCCAACAACCAGCTGAACGCCGTCAATGACGCCACCCAATCCATCGACCGGCTGGCAGAGACCATGAACCGTGTCTCCAGCAGCGCCGAAGACACCGCTGCCAATACCCGCCGGGCTGCCCAGGCCGCCCAGAACGGCCAGCAGGTGGTCTCCCGCACCGTCAGCGACATGGAACATCTTAGCCAGGCCGTGGAGAGTTCCGCCGCCCGCATCCGGGAGCTGGGGGCTCGCTCCGACACCATCGGCCAGATTACGGATACCATCTCCAGCATCGCCGAGCAGACGAACCTCCTGGCTCTCAACGCCGCCATCGAGGCAGCCAGGGCTGGCGAGCAGGGCCGAGGTTTCGCCGTAGTAGCTGAGGAAATCAGGAAACTGGCTGCCCAGTCCGAAGAAGCAGCTTCCCAGATTGCCCAGCTCATCGGGCAGATCCAGGAAGACACCAAGCACGCTGTGTCCAGCATGAACGACGGCACCCAGCAGCTGGTCACCACCAAGGAAAGCGTCAGCCAGACCGGCTCCGAATTCCAGGATATTGCCCAGCTCATCGAGAGCATCTCCAAACAGTCTGACCGCATTGCCCAGGCTTCCCGCTCCGCTACGGAAGATGCCACGGGCTGCCAGCAGTCCATCCAGGAGATTGACAATATGAGCAAGAACGTGGTGGCAGAATCCGAGAACGTCTCCGCCGCTACGGAAGAACAGTCAGCCTCCATGCAGGATATGGCTCACTCCTGCCGGGAGCTGGCCAATATGTCTGAGAAACTCCGCCAGGCCGTCACCAAGTTCAAGGTCTGA
- a CDS encoding succinate dehydrogenase/fumarate reductase iron-sulfur subunit, producing MDVTLNIHRSVEGKQWVQKYKLPVTVGMTVLEALTVVKETQDPTLSFTCSCRSSICGACAVKVNGNAELACEILVENLLKRYDTDTLTIEPLGNFRVIRDLIVDWDPKYARLKKIKPALEPKPEFTAETGCKQSPEEFNKFKKYAGCILCGSCVSECNKNTLNQDDFLDPFVFVKAERLVADSRNRDPKQHLQAVQDSGLWRCFNCQECTAKCPKGLDPAGAIEKLKEATFKMGLSQGVGGKHAKAIYDDISDSGMLDESKLNIKSEGFLMAGLRLPMALRLMNTGKMNPLESHPVNPDIKTIQAVVKAAEKEAE from the coding sequence ATGGACGTAACGCTGAATATACACCGCTCCGTAGAGGGCAAGCAGTGGGTGCAGAAGTACAAGCTGCCTGTGACTGTGGGCATGACTGTCCTGGAAGCCCTGACCGTGGTGAAAGAGACCCAGGACCCCACCCTCTCCTTCACCTGCTCCTGCCGCTCCAGCATCTGCGGCGCCTGCGCCGTGAAGGTCAATGGCAATGCCGAGCTGGCCTGCGAGATTCTCGTGGAGAACCTGCTGAAGCGCTATGACACCGATACCCTCACCATCGAGCCTCTGGGCAATTTCCGTGTCATCCGCGACCTGATTGTGGACTGGGATCCCAAGTATGCCCGACTCAAGAAGATCAAGCCCGCTCTGGAGCCGAAGCCCGAATTCACGGCAGAGACCGGCTGCAAGCAGAGCCCTGAGGAATTCAACAAATTCAAGAAATACGCAGGCTGCATCCTCTGCGGCTCCTGCGTTTCCGAATGCAACAAGAACACCCTGAACCAGGATGACTTCCTGGATCCCTTCGTATTCGTGAAGGCAGAACGCCTGGTAGCAGACAGCCGCAACCGCGACCCCAAGCAGCATCTCCAGGCTGTGCAGGATTCCGGTCTCTGGCGCTGCTTCAACTGCCAGGAATGCACCGCCAAGTGCCCCAAGGGCCTGGACCCCGCCGGTGCCATCGAGAAGCTCAAGGAAGCTACCTTCAAGATGGGCCTCAGCCAGGGAGTTGGCGGCAAGCACGCCAAGGCCATCTACGATGACATCTCCGATTCCGGCATGCTGGACGAGTCCAAGCTCAACATCAAGTCCGAGGGCTTCCTCATGGCCGGCCTGCGCCTGCCCATGGCCCTGCGCCTCATGAACACGGGCAAGATGAATCCGCTGGAATCCCATCCCGTGAACCCCGATATCAAGACCATCCAAGCCGTTGTAAAGGCCGCGGAAAAGGAGGCAGAATAA
- a CDS encoding CoB--CoM heterodisulfide reductase iron-sulfur subunit B family protein, producing the protein MKYAFFPGCVLKGAAAEAYTSMSKVCEKLGIELVEIENWTCCGASHAQGVNDLAALAVNARNISIAEHMGLPIMTVCNTCTLQLRTAKHRLDSDPKLKEKVNGILKEGGHPYEYKGTSEITHFLWVLDKNLDLLKGKITKPLSDLRVAGYYGCHILRPQEIMNHEDGKHPQSLERLIEALGAKSVEFDAKRKCCGFHAQLAAEHDVLTVTGQIVDSANKAEADAIVTPCPLCQMQLDMYEPEGREAVHSQAEVPILHMQQLVGFALGLSKEDVGFNRHVSAQAKLKI; encoded by the coding sequence ATGAAGTACGCATTTTTCCCCGGCTGTGTCCTGAAAGGAGCGGCTGCCGAGGCCTATACTTCCATGAGCAAAGTCTGCGAGAAGCTGGGCATCGAATTGGTGGAAATCGAGAACTGGACCTGTTGCGGCGCGTCCCACGCTCAGGGCGTCAATGATCTGGCAGCCCTGGCAGTCAATGCCCGCAACATCTCCATCGCCGAGCATATGGGCCTGCCCATCATGACGGTCTGCAACACCTGCACCCTGCAACTGCGCACAGCCAAGCACCGCCTGGACAGCGACCCCAAGCTCAAAGAAAAGGTCAATGGCATCCTCAAAGAAGGCGGCCATCCCTACGAGTACAAGGGCACTTCCGAAATCACCCACTTCCTCTGGGTGCTGGACAAGAACCTTGACCTCCTGAAGGGCAAGATCACCAAGCCCTTGAGCGACCTGCGGGTGGCAGGCTATTACGGCTGCCACATCCTCCGTCCCCAGGAAATCATGAATCACGAGGACGGCAAGCATCCCCAGTCCCTGGAGCGCCTCATCGAGGCCCTGGGTGCCAAGAGCGTGGAATTCGATGCCAAGCGCAAGTGCTGCGGCTTCCACGCCCAGCTGGCAGCAGAGCACGACGTGCTCACGGTGACTGGCCAGATTGTGGACAGCGCCAACAAGGCAGAGGCCGATGCCATCGTCACCCCCTGCCCCCTCTGTCAGATGCAGCTTGATATGTACGAGCCGGAAGGCCGCGAGGCCGTCCACAGCCAGGCTGAAGTCCCCATCCTGCACATGCAGCAGCTGGTAGGCTTCGCCTTGGGCCTCAGCAAGGAAGATGTAGGCTTCAACCGCCACGTTTCCGCCCAGGCCAAGCTCAAGATCTAA